The following coding sequences lie in one Rhizobium rhododendri genomic window:
- the pncB gene encoding nicotinate phosphoribosyltransferase, with the protein MTKTDIANRVYNHAWKLDPIIRSLIDTDFYKLLMLQMIWKLYPDVDATFSLINRTRTVRLADEIDENDLREQLDHARTLRLSKKEMIWLAGNSFYGRAQIFEPEFLTWLSHFQLPEYELTKKDGQYVLNFHGSWKETTMWEIPALAIINELRSRAAMKALGPFTLDVLYARAKAKMWGKVERLRELPNLRISDFGTRRRHSFLWQRWCVEALKEGVGQAFTGTSNVLLAMDSDLEAVGTNAHELPMVAAALAQTDQELANAPYKVLRDWNRLYGGNLLIVLPDAFGTAAFLRDAPEWVADWTGFRPDSAPPIEGGEKIIAWWEKMGRDPRQKLLIFSDGMDVDAIIDTYRHFDGRARMGFGWGTNLTNDFAGCAPTEIRGLAPISVVCKVIEANGRPAVKLSDNPQKATGEPAEVERYLKFFGTEERVEQPVLV; encoded by the coding sequence ATGACCAAGACGGATATCGCCAACCGCGTCTACAATCACGCCTGGAAACTCGATCCGATCATCCGCAGCCTGATCGATACGGACTTCTACAAGTTGCTGATGCTGCAGATGATCTGGAAGCTTTATCCGGATGTCGACGCCACGTTTTCGCTCATCAACCGTACCCGCACAGTGCGCCTCGCCGACGAGATCGATGAGAACGATCTGCGTGAGCAGCTCGATCATGCGCGCACCCTGCGCCTCTCCAAGAAAGAGATGATCTGGCTCGCCGGTAACTCGTTCTACGGTCGCGCGCAGATCTTCGAGCCCGAATTTCTGACCTGGCTATCGCACTTTCAGCTTCCTGAGTACGAGCTGACGAAAAAGGACGGCCAATATGTCCTGAATTTCCACGGTTCGTGGAAAGAGACGACGATGTGGGAAATCCCCGCACTCGCTATCATCAACGAACTGCGCTCGCGTGCAGCCATGAAGGCGCTCGGGCCCTTCACGCTCGATGTTCTCTACGCGCGCGCCAAGGCCAAGATGTGGGGCAAGGTCGAGCGCCTGCGCGAGTTGCCAAACCTGCGGATTTCCGACTTCGGGACGCGGCGGCGTCACAGCTTCCTGTGGCAGCGTTGGTGTGTCGAGGCGTTGAAGGAAGGTGTGGGGCAGGCCTTCACCGGCACCAGCAACGTGCTTCTGGCTATGGACTCGGACCTGGAAGCCGTTGGCACGAACGCCCACGAATTGCCGATGGTGGCGGCAGCACTTGCGCAAACCGACCAGGAGCTGGCGAATGCGCCCTACAAGGTGCTGCGCGACTGGAACCGGCTCTACGGCGGAAATCTTCTTATTGTCCTTCCCGATGCCTTCGGCACGGCCGCGTTCCTTCGCGATGCCCCTGAATGGGTGGCGGACTGGACCGGCTTCCGTCCGGATAGCGCCCCTCCCATCGAAGGCGGCGAGAAGATCATTGCCTGGTGGGAAAAGATGGGCCGCGATCCGCGCCAGAAGCTGCTGATCTTTTCAGACGGCATGGATGTCGATGCGATCATCGACACCTATCGCCATTTCGATGGACGGGCACGCATGGGCTTTGGCTGGGGCACCAACCTCACAAACGACTTCGCCGGCTGCGCCCCGACAGAGATCCGCGGCCTTGCGCCCATTTCTGTCGTCTGCAAGGTGATCGAGGCCAATGGCCGCCCCGCCGTCAAACTCTCCGACAATCCGCAAAAGGCGACCGGCGAACCGGCCGAAGTCGAGAGATACCTGAAATTCTTCGGAACTGAGGAGAGGGTCGAGCAGCCGGTCCTCGTCTGA
- a CDS encoding SDR family NAD(P)-dependent oxidoreductase: MAGRLKDKVAIISGGATGMGGASSRLFAAEGAKVAIIDRNGDAAAETVADIRRQGGIADHWTADVSQEAEVNAAVASVEKAFGPTTVLFNHAGTIVIKPFLETTLEDWEWLHAVNVRSMFLMTKAVMPQMLAAGGGSIVCTSSISAVAATPMEVLYDTTKGAVHMFARAIAVEFRDRNIRCNAVCPGFIRTPHGLKEVAELQALGVDVSDAAIAAQQGRIGEPEDVARAALYLASDDSNFVNGAHLFVDNGFTAM, translated from the coding sequence ATGGCGGGCAGGCTCAAGGACAAGGTTGCGATCATTTCAGGAGGCGCGACCGGCATGGGCGGAGCGTCCTCCCGGCTTTTTGCTGCAGAGGGCGCCAAGGTGGCGATCATCGACCGCAATGGCGATGCCGCAGCGGAAACGGTCGCGGATATCCGGCGACAGGGAGGCATCGCGGATCACTGGACCGCTGACGTCTCGCAGGAGGCAGAGGTTAACGCTGCCGTCGCGTCCGTGGAAAAAGCCTTCGGGCCGACGACGGTCCTTTTCAACCATGCCGGCACCATCGTCATCAAACCGTTTCTGGAAACGACGCTCGAGGACTGGGAATGGCTGCACGCCGTCAACGTCCGCTCGATGTTTCTGATGACGAAAGCCGTGATGCCGCAGATGCTCGCAGCCGGCGGCGGCTCCATCGTCTGCACCTCCTCGATTTCTGCCGTGGCAGCGACGCCTATGGAGGTGCTTTACGATACGACGAAGGGGGCTGTACACATGTTTGCACGAGCGATCGCCGTGGAGTTTCGCGACCGAAATATCCGCTGTAATGCTGTTTGCCCCGGTTTCATCCGCACGCCCCATGGCTTGAAGGAAGTTGCCGAATTGCAGGCCCTCGGCGTCGATGTCTCGGATGCGGCAATCGCTGCCCAGCAAGGCCGCATCGGCGAGCCCGAGGATGTCGCTCGGGCAGCGCTGTACCTTGCGAGCGACGACTCCAACTTTGTCAACGGCGCCCATCTCTTCGTCGACAACGGCTTTACAGCCATGTAG
- the treZ gene encoding malto-oligosyltrehalose trehalohydrolase codes for MRLYVLRESTPVSLAHFGPVFTASGMLFRLWAPRQQAVSLRIGDVAPVPMAAGVDGWFSVNIDGAGDGTAYKFVLEDGLEVPDPASRFQPDGPHGPSEVVDPKSYVWRSTGWTGLAWEEAVVYELHVGTFTQEGTFRAVIDRLDHLQSLGITALQLMPVNDFPGERGWGYDGVLPYAPHGSYGRPEDLKALIDAAHERGICVFLDVIYNHFGPDGNYLPSYAPLFTDKHKSPWGQGINYDGEGSQFVREFVIQNALYWLQEFRVDGLRFDAVHAIVDDSREHLLKEMARRIRSEISGRHIHLIVENEDNNSALLFRNNYGKPELYTAQWNDDMHHVMHVAASGEDFGYYADYADDPAKIGRGLAEGFVFQGEHMPYRGAARGQPSGALPPTAFISFIQNHDQIGNRAFGDRLNETASPEAIEAMASIYLLAPQIPMLFMGEEWDARQPFPYFCDFNDELNEIVRKGRREELSRLPGFDDDVADVPDPTRRETFLSAKLDWQDVEKEAGAARLALYRDLLEVRRQEIIPRLPGIVSAGGGYSVEGKLVAVNWSLVDGTSLRLLANVGADELHHGEALQGRVIWSQGKFADGILSPWSVIWSIG; via the coding sequence ATGCGTTTGTATGTCTTGAGAGAAAGTACGCCTGTGAGCCTCGCCCATTTCGGCCCCGTCTTTACCGCCAGCGGCATGCTTTTCCGTCTATGGGCGCCCCGCCAACAGGCTGTATCCCTGCGAATAGGCGATGTGGCGCCGGTCCCCATGGCTGCCGGTGTCGATGGCTGGTTCAGCGTCAACATAGATGGCGCCGGGGACGGCACCGCTTACAAGTTCGTTCTCGAGGATGGCCTGGAAGTTCCTGACCCCGCGTCCCGGTTTCAGCCTGACGGCCCGCATGGCCCGAGTGAGGTGGTCGACCCCAAATCTTATGTGTGGAGGTCAACGGGGTGGACCGGGTTGGCATGGGAAGAGGCTGTTGTCTACGAACTTCATGTCGGCACATTCACGCAGGAAGGCACATTTCGAGCGGTCATCGACCGGCTGGACCACCTGCAGTCACTCGGGATAACCGCGCTTCAACTCATGCCGGTCAATGATTTTCCGGGCGAGCGGGGCTGGGGCTATGACGGCGTCCTTCCCTATGCGCCGCATGGCAGCTATGGACGCCCGGAGGATCTCAAGGCGCTGATCGACGCCGCTCACGAGCGGGGCATCTGCGTTTTTCTCGACGTGATCTACAATCATTTCGGCCCGGACGGAAACTATCTCCCGTCCTATGCGCCGCTGTTCACCGACAAACACAAATCGCCCTGGGGGCAGGGCATCAATTACGATGGCGAGGGATCGCAGTTCGTCCGCGAATTCGTCATCCAGAATGCTCTGTACTGGCTCCAGGAGTTTCGCGTCGACGGTCTTCGCTTCGATGCTGTCCACGCGATTGTCGACGACAGCCGCGAGCATCTCCTGAAGGAAATGGCGCGACGCATCCGCAGCGAAATTTCCGGACGGCATATCCACCTCATTGTCGAGAACGAGGACAACAACAGCGCGCTGCTGTTTCGCAACAACTATGGCAAGCCCGAGCTTTATACCGCCCAGTGGAATGACGACATGCACCACGTGATGCACGTCGCGGCGTCGGGCGAGGATTTTGGCTACTACGCAGACTACGCCGACGATCCCGCCAAGATCGGACGCGGACTGGCCGAGGGCTTCGTATTTCAAGGCGAGCACATGCCCTACCGTGGTGCGGCGCGAGGCCAGCCCAGTGGAGCACTGCCGCCGACAGCCTTCATATCCTTCATCCAGAACCATGATCAGATCGGCAATCGTGCCTTCGGGGATCGTCTCAACGAGACAGCGTCGCCAGAGGCAATCGAAGCCATGGCCTCGATCTACCTCTTGGCACCGCAGATCCCGATGCTGTTCATGGGTGAGGAATGGGACGCAAGGCAGCCCTTCCCGTATTTCTGCGACTTCAACGACGAACTGAACGAGATCGTCCGGAAGGGTCGAAGGGAGGAGCTCTCGCGGCTACCCGGCTTCGACGATGACGTTGCCGATGTGCCGGACCCGACGCGGCGCGAAACGTTCCTGTCTGCGAAACTCGACTGGCAGGATGTGGAAAAAGAAGCGGGCGCCGCGCGGCTGGCCCTTTACCGCGACCTCCTTGAGGTAAGGCGTCAGGAAATCATTCCCCGCCTTCCGGGCATTGTCAGTGCCGGCGGCGGGTACAGCGTCGAGGGCAAGCTGGTGGCGGTCAACTGGTCGCTCGTCGACGGCACCTCGCTACGGCTGCTCGCAAACGTCGGTGCCGACGAGCTGCACCACGGAGAGGCATTGCAAGGCCGGGTCATCTGGAGCCAGGGCAAGTTTGCCGATGGTATCCTCTCGCCCTGGTCGGTCATCTGGTCGATAGGTTAG
- a CDS encoding efflux RND transporter permease subunit: MNISEPFIKRPVGTVLLSIGLMILGFVSYFFLPVASLPAVDLPTIIVSASRPGADPASMAASVAAPLERHLGTIAGVTELTSVSSLGSTSIAIQFDLSRSIDGAGQDVQAALNAAAIDLPADLPTLPSFRKVNPAAAPVLILAMTSDNLAPSAVYDAADTVVVQQISQVDGVGEVTASGADQPAVRVRLNPDRLSAIGLSLDAVRTAIVNANTLGPIGSIDGKDAAFAISMNAQLKTPEAFGRIIIRSGDGTSVRLSDIATVEPGVRNSRSDAWYNGKPSVLLNITRQADANVISTVDAVKALIPELQKTIPAGINIAILSDRTTTINASVDDMQWTLLATVFLVMAVVFVFLQRTTPTLAAGVTVPLSLAGTFALMWACGLSIDNLSLMALVVSVGFVVDDAIVMIENIYANLEKGMRPMEAAKEGARQIGFTVISISLSLLAAFIPLFFLGGIIGRFFQAFSLTLGFAIVVSTVVSLTVTPMICGHWLLAHDNEAPPNFFARTVERTLDAVVGFYGRTLKAVLHHRAMAIVVIFGCVAITAFLYVKVPKGFIPQDDTGFIQGGTEASTDISYPAMVLLQQKAAAIASADPAVSGVGSSVGGGGFSSSINKGQLLISLKPAAERVSTDEVIARLRTQLAKVPGLSTFLFSPSDIRVGARSSQSQYQFTLWDSNYDELVAWAPKVLAALQAEPALADVATDRQPNGLQATVNIDRSEAARLGVSIQSIDSALNNAFAQRQISTIYTQRNQYRVVLEADPTYALDPEAITNLYVPAADGTQVPLSSVAKVQRTLAPLVVNHQGQFPAVTLSYNLAPGGTLQAANDSVIRAVADLHLPDSLHADFAGDAASAAQSSGGQPLLLLAALVAVYIVLGVLYESLAHPLTIISTLPSAGLGALLALEISGTELSIIAFIGIVLLIGIVKKNGIMLVDFALEAERTRGLSSEEAIFQACLQRFRPILMTTLAAIMGAVPLIIATGPGSELRRPLGITIVGGLVISQVLTLYTTPIIYIMLAKLHRRWSFRRRAKPVDVRDGESSEA; the protein is encoded by the coding sequence ATGAACATCTCCGAGCCGTTCATCAAGCGGCCTGTCGGCACGGTGCTCCTGTCGATCGGGCTGATGATCCTCGGCTTCGTCTCCTATTTCTTCCTGCCGGTCGCCAGTCTTCCGGCCGTCGATCTGCCCACCATCATCGTGTCGGCCAGCCGGCCGGGCGCCGATCCTGCCAGCATGGCGGCCAGCGTCGCGGCCCCCCTCGAACGGCATCTCGGCACGATTGCCGGCGTTACCGAACTGACGTCTGTGAGTTCGCTCGGCTCGACCAGCATTGCCATACAGTTCGATCTTTCCCGCAGCATCGATGGTGCCGGGCAGGATGTGCAGGCGGCACTCAACGCTGCTGCCATCGACCTCCCGGCTGACTTGCCGACACTGCCGTCGTTCCGCAAGGTCAATCCGGCCGCAGCACCTGTTCTCATCCTGGCAATGACCTCCGACAATCTGGCACCGAGTGCCGTTTACGATGCTGCCGACACGGTGGTGGTGCAGCAGATTTCACAGGTTGATGGCGTCGGTGAAGTGACCGCCAGCGGCGCCGACCAGCCAGCGGTGCGCGTCCGGCTTAACCCCGACCGGCTATCGGCCATCGGGCTTTCACTCGATGCAGTACGCACCGCCATCGTCAATGCCAATACGCTTGGACCCATCGGCTCTATCGACGGCAAGGATGCAGCCTTCGCCATCAGCATGAATGCACAGTTGAAGACGCCAGAGGCTTTCGGCCGCATCATCATCCGAAGCGGCGATGGCACGTCGGTTCGCCTGTCCGATATAGCCACCGTCGAGCCCGGCGTCCGCAACAGCCGCTCCGACGCCTGGTATAACGGCAAGCCTTCGGTGCTGCTCAATATCACCAGGCAGGCGGACGCCAACGTCATTTCAACCGTCGACGCGGTAAAGGCGCTGATCCCCGAACTGCAGAAAACCATTCCCGCCGGGATCAACATCGCAATTCTTTCCGACCGGACAACCACCATCAACGCCAGCGTCGATGACATGCAGTGGACGCTGCTCGCAACCGTGTTCCTCGTCATGGCGGTGGTCTTCGTATTCCTGCAACGGACGACGCCGACCCTGGCCGCCGGGGTGACCGTGCCGTTGTCGCTGGCCGGCACCTTTGCGCTGATGTGGGCCTGTGGGCTGTCGATCGACAACCTGTCGCTGATGGCGCTGGTTGTTTCCGTCGGCTTCGTGGTCGACGACGCCATCGTCATGATCGAGAACATCTACGCAAACCTCGAAAAAGGGATGCGGCCGATGGAGGCGGCAAAAGAAGGCGCGCGACAGATCGGCTTCACCGTCATTTCGATCAGCCTGTCGCTGCTGGCAGCCTTCATACCGCTGTTCTTCCTCGGCGGGATCATCGGTCGGTTCTTCCAGGCATTTTCGCTGACGCTCGGTTTTGCGATCGTCGTCTCGACCGTCGTCTCCCTGACCGTAACGCCGATGATCTGTGGCCACTGGCTGCTGGCTCACGACAACGAAGCGCCGCCGAATTTCTTCGCCCGCACAGTCGAAAGGACGCTGGACGCCGTTGTCGGCTTCTACGGACGGACCTTGAAGGCTGTTCTGCACCACCGCGCGATGGCTATTGTCGTCATTTTCGGCTGCGTCGCCATCACGGCGTTTCTGTATGTTAAAGTGCCGAAGGGCTTTATTCCGCAGGACGATACCGGCTTCATTCAGGGCGGCACCGAAGCCTCTACGGATATCTCCTATCCCGCCATGGTGCTGTTGCAGCAGAAGGCGGCAGCGATTGCCAGCGCCGATCCAGCCGTTTCCGGGGTTGGATCATCGGTTGGTGGTGGTGGCTTTTCCAGCTCGATCAACAAGGGGCAATTGCTGATTTCGCTGAAGCCTGCTGCGGAACGCGTTTCGACCGACGAGGTCATAGCCCGGTTACGAACGCAGCTGGCCAAGGTGCCAGGGCTCAGTACCTTCCTTTTCTCCCCCAGTGACATTCGCGTCGGCGCGCGGTCGTCACAATCGCAGTACCAGTTTACTCTCTGGGATTCCAATTACGACGAACTCGTTGCCTGGGCGCCGAAGGTGCTGGCGGCGCTGCAGGCAGAACCGGCGCTTGCGGATGTCGCCACCGACCGCCAGCCGAACGGGCTTCAGGCGACCGTCAACATCGACCGCAGCGAGGCGGCACGGCTTGGTGTCAGCATCCAGTCGATAGACAGCGCTCTCAACAATGCTTTTGCCCAGCGACAGATCTCGACGATTTATACTCAGCGCAACCAGTATCGCGTCGTGCTTGAAGCCGATCCGACCTATGCCCTTGATCCGGAAGCGATCACCAATCTCTACGTACCGGCTGCGGATGGCACCCAGGTACCCCTCAGCAGCGTTGCCAAGGTGCAGCGCACACTGGCGCCACTAGTTGTCAACCACCAGGGGCAGTTTCCAGCCGTCACCCTTTCCTACAACCTTGCGCCCGGGGGCACGCTACAGGCCGCCAACGACAGCGTGATACGCGCCGTCGCCGATCTGCACCTTCCGGATTCGCTGCATGCAGACTTTGCGGGCGATGCTGCAAGCGCCGCGCAATCGTCCGGTGGCCAGCCGCTCCTGCTGTTGGCCGCGTTGGTCGCCGTCTATATCGTGCTGGGGGTTTTGTACGAGAGCCTGGCGCATCCGCTGACCATCATCTCGACGCTGCCATCGGCAGGGCTTGGAGCCTTGCTGGCGCTGGAAATCAGCGGAACGGAGCTTAGCATCATTGCCTTTATCGGCATTGTGCTGCTGATCGGCATCGTCAAGAAAAACGGCATCATGCTGGTGGATTTTGCCCTTGAAGCAGAGCGCACGCGCGGTCTGTCATCGGAAGAAGCGATATTCCAGGCCTGCCTGCAGCGGTTCAGGCCCATTCTGATGACGACGCTGGCTGCCATCATGGGTGCCGTGCCGTTGATCATCGCCACTGGGCCGGGCTCCGAACTTCGCCGCCCGCTCGGGATCACCATTGTCGGCGGCCTGGTGATCTCGCAGGTCCTGACGCTTTATACCACCCCGATCATCTACATCATGCTCGCCAAGCTGCACCGCCGCTGGTCTTTCCGGCGCCGGGCTAAGCCTGTCGATGTCAGGGATGGCGAGTCTTCCGAGGCCTAA
- a CDS encoding efflux RND transporter permease subunit — protein MSVSSLFINRPIATSLLAVAVLLGGLLGYAQLPVAPLPQVDFPTIRVTTQLPGADPDTMASLVTAPLERPLGQIPSLASMTSSSAFGISQITLQFDLGRDIDGAAQDVQAAINAAGSTLPKTLPYPPTYSKVNPADTPIITLALRSSSYSIRDLSDFADTMMAQKLSQVSGVGNVTIQGGVKPAIRIQANLPRLASYGLALEDIRSAIVAASVAGAKGALDGTHQSFTLAANDQIVDPEAYKSVIVAYRNNAPILLKDIADVVQGLENTRVGAWYQGKPAVIIDVMRQPGANVIKTVGDVLKQLPQLKEALPAGIALDIVNDRTETIRASIHDVQWTLALSVGLVILVVFVFLRTITATIIAAVALPLSLIATFGVMWFAGFSLDNLSLMALTIGTGFVVDDAIVMIENIARHIEEGDDPMHAALKGAGEISFTIISLTFSLVAVFIPLLFMTGIVGRMFREFALTLTIAVVVSAIISLTLTPMMCARILRKPAEGRRGMLAGADRMMDRLIGGYRRSLVWAIDRSPLMLLLTVMTLVATIGLYIFIPKGFLPPQDTGLITAVIETEPTTSFESMKRTQALVTERLRGDKDVTGIVSVVGASANNLTLNTGTLSLVLRQRSDRTSSSTEIIDRLRNEVAGMPGVHVTFQSVRDISISTRSSRAPYQYTLTGTDTAVVVDWAQKLATQLQKAPTLVDVSSEVQTGGGRIFVDVDRETASRLGVSMQAVSDTLNDAFGQRQIATIYGQSNQYRVIVEAAPQFQADPKSLDKLYVAGTGDVQVPLNAFSTATFTTAPLVISHDAQFPSVTLSFDLAPGASLSDAVSAVTAAESEIGMPNSIQRAYSGDAEEFSSSLAGEPWLILAAVVTIYIVLGLLYESAIHPITILSTLPSAGVGALLALMLFGQDLSLIALIGIVLLMGIVKKNAIMMIDFALEAERSGGLPPREAILQASILRFRPIMMTTLAALFGALPLALATGTGSELRTPLGISIVGGLVLSQLLTLYTTPVIYLAFERLRSRIVGRPTGTPAPEASGAGGRA, from the coding sequence ATGAGCGTCTCCTCGCTCTTCATCAACCGCCCGATTGCGACATCCCTGCTGGCAGTAGCCGTACTGCTGGGAGGGTTGCTCGGCTACGCGCAGCTGCCGGTGGCGCCACTGCCGCAAGTCGATTTCCCGACGATCCGGGTGACGACGCAGCTTCCCGGCGCCGATCCGGATACAATGGCGTCGCTGGTGACGGCACCGCTCGAGCGACCGCTCGGCCAGATCCCCTCGCTTGCCTCGATGACCTCGTCCAGCGCCTTCGGCATAAGCCAGATCACCCTACAGTTCGACCTCGGCCGCGATATCGACGGTGCTGCGCAGGACGTGCAGGCTGCCATCAATGCCGCCGGGTCGACATTGCCGAAAACCCTTCCGTATCCGCCGACCTATTCCAAGGTGAACCCAGCGGACACGCCAATCATCACGCTGGCGCTACGTTCCTCCAGCTATTCGATCCGCGATCTCAGCGATTTCGCCGATACGATGATGGCCCAGAAGCTGAGCCAGGTCAGTGGCGTCGGCAATGTCACGATCCAGGGCGGCGTCAAGCCGGCGATCCGTATCCAGGCAAACCTGCCTCGCCTCGCCTCGTACGGGCTTGCGCTCGAGGACATCCGCAGCGCTATCGTCGCTGCCAGCGTTGCCGGTGCGAAGGGTGCGCTCGACGGCACGCACCAGTCCTTCACGCTTGCCGCGAACGACCAGATCGTCGATCCCGAGGCCTACAAATCGGTGATCGTCGCCTACCGCAACAACGCGCCCATCCTGCTGAAGGATATTGCCGATGTGGTGCAGGGCCTTGAGAACACGCGCGTCGGTGCCTGGTACCAGGGCAAGCCGGCGGTCATCATCGATGTCATGCGCCAACCCGGCGCAAACGTCATCAAGACAGTCGGCGATGTCCTCAAACAGCTACCGCAGTTGAAGGAAGCACTGCCGGCCGGCATTGCCCTCGATATCGTCAATGACCGAACGGAAACCATCCGCGCTTCGATCCACGATGTACAATGGACGCTGGCGCTCAGCGTCGGGCTGGTCATTCTCGTCGTGTTCGTTTTCCTGCGGACGATCACCGCCACCATCATCGCTGCTGTGGCGCTGCCGCTCTCGCTGATCGCCACTTTCGGCGTCATGTGGTTTGCCGGATTCAGTCTCGATAACCTGTCGCTGATGGCACTCACGATCGGCACCGGCTTCGTTGTCGACGACGCCATCGTCATGATCGAAAACATCGCCCGCCACATCGAGGAAGGTGACGACCCGATGCACGCGGCGCTGAAGGGCGCAGGCGAAATCAGCTTTACGATCATCTCTCTGACCTTCTCGCTGGTCGCGGTTTTCATTCCACTGCTGTTCATGACCGGGATCGTCGGGCGGATGTTTCGCGAGTTCGCGCTGACGCTGACAATTGCCGTCGTCGTGTCGGCAATCATCTCGCTGACGCTGACGCCGATGATGTGCGCCCGTATCCTGCGCAAGCCGGCAGAGGGTCGCCGCGGCATGCTCGCCGGCGCTGACCGGATGATGGACCGCCTGATTGGTGGCTATCGCCGGAGCCTCGTCTGGGCCATCGATCGCAGCCCGCTGATGCTGCTTCTGACCGTAATGACACTGGTTGCGACCATCGGCCTCTACATCTTCATTCCAAAGGGTTTCCTGCCGCCGCAGGATACTGGCCTCATTACCGCAGTCATTGAAACGGAGCCGACGACGTCCTTCGAATCCATGAAGCGGACGCAGGCGCTGGTGACGGAGCGGCTTCGTGGCGACAAGGACGTCACCGGCATCGTCTCGGTGGTCGGGGCCAGCGCCAACAACCTGACGCTCAACACCGGTACTCTCAGCCTTGTGCTCCGCCAGCGCAGCGATCGCACCTCGTCCTCGACAGAGATCATCGACCGGTTACGCAACGAGGTCGCCGGAATGCCGGGGGTTCATGTGACCTTCCAGAGCGTGCGGGACATCAGCATCAGCACCCGGTCGAGCCGTGCGCCGTACCAGTACACCTTGACTGGCACCGATACCGCTGTCGTCGTCGACTGGGCGCAGAAACTGGCGACCCAATTGCAGAAGGCGCCGACCCTGGTCGATGTCTCCTCCGAAGTTCAGACGGGCGGCGGACGCATCTTCGTCGATGTCGACCGGGAAACGGCGTCGCGCCTCGGTGTCTCGATGCAAGCGGTCAGCGACACGCTGAACGACGCCTTCGGACAGCGCCAGATTGCCACGATCTACGGGCAGTCGAACCAGTACCGCGTCATCGTCGAGGCGGCACCGCAGTTTCAGGCGGATCCGAAATCGCTCGACAAGCTCTATGTCGCCGGCACCGGCGATGTCCAGGTACCACTCAATGCCTTCTCGACCGCAACCTTCACCACTGCGCCGCTGGTCATCAGTCATGACGCGCAATTTCCTTCGGTGACGCTCAGCTTCGATTTGGCGCCAGGCGCGTCACTCAGCGATGCCGTCAGCGCGGTAACGGCAGCCGAAAGCGAAATCGGCATGCCGAACAGCATCCAGAGGGCTTATTCGGGGGATGCAGAGGAGTTTTCGTCATCGCTTGCCGGCGAGCCCTGGCTCATCCTGGCGGCGGTCGTGACCATCTACATCGTTCTTGGACTGCTCTATGAAAGTGCGATCCACCCGATCACCATCCTGTCCACCCTGCCGTCGGCCGGTGTCGGCGCGCTTCTGGCGCTGATGCTGTTCGGCCAGGACCTGTCGCTGATCGCATTGATCGGCATCGTGCTTTTGATGGGGATCGTCAAGAAGAACGCCATCATGATGATCGACTTCGCGTTGGAGGCAGAGCGCAGCGGCGGGCTGCCACCGCGCGAGGCGATCCTGCAAGCGTCGATCCTGCGTTTCCGGCCGATCATGATGACGACGCTGGCAGCTCTCTTCGGCGCGTTGCCACTGGCGCTGGCAACCGGCACGGGTTCGGAATTGCGCACCCCGCTCGGTATCAGTATCGTCGGCGGACTTGTGCTCAGCCAGTTGCTGACACTCTACACCACGCCAGTGATCTACCTCGCCTTCGAGCGGCTGCGCAGCCGCATCGTCGGCCGGCCGACGGGCACCCCGGCACCAGAGGCGAGCGGAGCGGGAGGCCGGGCATGA